A single region of the Duganella sp. BuS-21 genome encodes:
- a CDS encoding DEAD/DEAH box helicase, which translates to MDLTRDDAPAAPAAPAPAPTRLAPPANQLSYAVATWLQRVDAAAHPKAKLTPPPLENDPKQTQYKLIYVMAPTSGGRHVALCLYKARLRPNGDVAAASPVSEVFSLLSTPPSFMTPNDEDLIRFFVAMRSGQNSQTGSATEPRGKIGAALLNMLAEQDKLLWANSWADVGNGLVYPLKGGVLREANLAWREEGKGLRLGWQVAPPPGAKHVGADQVDYMLPTDPPWYIDNLSCGVLQLNQGGTEIALADLQALVAQAPLLTNNDKMRVSQLLLAHGLQGLMPLPQPLPQRIRDDVKPRPVLTLDAAMLADGSLQRWNDFAVLSFDYDGERVSFDPSQRVVRQKGEVTEIIQRDSGAEDDALALLNERHFVAPSTLPLSAVKGGLLLPTQAEWIRFARDGINALKEAGWKIEKTTKYRYDTLDVGGWYAEVVEDEADGGRAWFDLELGIMVNQERVPLLPLLVQLIRNAPLDFNPKAIASHGAQDQMLATLADGTRVALPWARVRPILSTLGELYFSDKIKNSLHMATLDAARLDELSRNVDMTWIGGDELRDMGARLNQFGAVKRVATPAGLQATLRDYQTDGLSWMQFLREYGLAGILADDMGLGKTVQTLAHILVEKEAGRLTAPALVIAPTSLMGNWQEEAARFAPGLKVLLLQGKDRMGQFDQIDEADLVLTTYALLPRDEEKLREHDFHLVILDESHYIKNTRSKAAQSAGLLRARHRLCLSGTPLENHLGELWSQFHFLLPGLLGDEKGFNSVFRHPIERADDPLRRALLNRRIKPFLLRRTKDNVAKELPPKTEMVRKVELTGAQRDLYETVRLAMDQKVREEIDRKGVARSQIVILEALLKLRQVCCDPRLVKSTTKKQQAAGSAKLTDLMQMVEDLLEEKRKILVFSQFTSMLELIQEELEARDIPYALLTGDTKDRSAQVAAFQQGAVPIFLISLKAGGVGLNLTAADTVIHYDPWWNPAAENQATDRAWRIGQDKPVFVYKLIAKGTLEEKIQVLQQKKSDLAQSILAEGESQKMALTQEDLQQIFAPLVE; encoded by the coding sequence ATGGATCTTACCCGCGACGACGCCCCTGCCGCCCCTGCTGCTCCAGCACCGGCCCCAACGCGCCTTGCGCCGCCCGCGAATCAATTGTCGTACGCCGTCGCCACCTGGCTGCAGCGTGTGGATGCGGCAGCGCATCCGAAAGCGAAGCTGACGCCGCCGCCGCTGGAAAACGACCCGAAGCAGACCCAATACAAACTGATTTATGTGATGGCACCGACCAGCGGCGGCCGTCACGTGGCGCTGTGCCTGTACAAAGCCCGGCTGCGCCCGAACGGCGACGTGGCGGCGGCCAGTCCGGTGAGCGAGGTGTTTTCGCTGCTGTCGACGCCGCCAAGCTTCATGACGCCCAACGACGAAGACCTGATCCGCTTCTTCGTGGCCATGCGCAGCGGCCAGAATTCCCAGACCGGTTCGGCCACCGAGCCGCGCGGCAAGATCGGCGCGGCCCTGCTGAATATGCTGGCAGAGCAAGATAAGCTGCTTTGGGCTAACTCTTGGGCCGACGTCGGCAATGGCCTGGTCTATCCGCTCAAGGGCGGCGTGTTGCGTGAAGCCAACCTGGCCTGGCGCGAAGAGGGCAAGGGCTTGCGCCTGGGCTGGCAGGTGGCGCCGCCGCCGGGTGCCAAGCACGTCGGCGCCGACCAGGTCGACTACATGCTGCCGACCGATCCGCCGTGGTACATCGACAACCTGTCGTGCGGCGTGCTGCAGCTGAACCAGGGCGGCACCGAGATCGCGCTGGCCGACCTGCAGGCGCTGGTGGCGCAGGCGCCGCTGCTGACCAATAACGACAAGATGCGCGTCTCGCAATTGCTGCTGGCGCATGGCCTGCAGGGACTGATGCCGCTGCCGCAGCCGCTGCCGCAACGGATCCGTGACGACGTCAAGCCGCGTCCGGTGCTGACGCTGGACGCCGCCATGCTGGCCGACGGCTCGCTGCAACGCTGGAACGATTTCGCCGTGTTGTCCTTCGACTACGACGGCGAGCGCGTCTCCTTCGATCCGTCGCAGCGCGTGGTGCGCCAGAAGGGCGAAGTGACCGAGATCATCCAGCGCGACAGCGGCGCCGAGGACGATGCGCTGGCGCTGCTCAACGAGCGCCACTTCGTCGCGCCAAGCACGCTGCCGCTGAGCGCCGTCAAGGGCGGCCTGTTGCTGCCGACCCAGGCCGAGTGGATCCGCTTTGCCCGCGACGGCATCAATGCACTGAAAGAAGCCGGCTGGAAAATCGAAAAAACCACCAAATACCGCTACGACACGCTGGACGTCGGCGGCTGGTACGCGGAAGTGGTGGAAGACGAGGCCGACGGCGGCCGCGCCTGGTTCGATCTGGAGCTGGGCATCATGGTCAACCAGGAACGGGTGCCGCTGCTGCCGCTGCTGGTTCAGCTGATCCGCAACGCCCCCCTCGATTTCAATCCGAAAGCCATCGCCAGCCACGGCGCGCAAGACCAGATGCTGGCCACGCTGGCCGACGGCACCCGCGTCGCCCTGCCATGGGCCCGCGTGCGCCCCATCCTGAGTACCCTGGGCGAGTTGTATTTCAGCGACAAGATCAAGAATTCGCTGCACATGGCCACGCTCGACGCGGCGCGCCTGGACGAGCTGTCGCGCAACGTGGACATGACGTGGATCGGCGGCGACGAGCTGCGTGACATGGGCGCGCGCCTGAACCAGTTCGGCGCCGTCAAGCGTGTCGCCACCCCGGCCGGCCTGCAGGCCACCCTGCGTGACTATCAAACCGATGGTCTCTCGTGGATGCAGTTCCTGCGCGAATACGGCCTTGCCGGCATCCTGGCCGATGACATGGGCCTGGGCAAGACCGTGCAAACGCTAGCCCACATCCTGGTGGAAAAGGAAGCCGGCCGCCTGACCGCGCCGGCCCTGGTCATCGCGCCAACCAGCTTGATGGGCAACTGGCAGGAAGAAGCGGCGCGTTTCGCTCCCGGCCTGAAGGTGCTGCTGCTGCAAGGCAAGGACCGCATGGGCCAGTTCGACCAGATCGACGAAGCCGACCTGGTGCTCACCACCTACGCCCTGCTGCCGCGCGACGAGGAAAAATTGCGCGAGCACGATTTCCACCTGGTGATCCTGGACGAATCGCACTACATCAAGAACACCCGCTCCAAGGCGGCCCAGAGCGCCGGCCTGCTGCGCGCCCGCCATCGCCTGTGCCTGTCCGGCACGCCGCTGGAAAATCACCTGGGCGAGCTGTGGTCGCAATTCCACTTCTTGCTGCCGGGCCTGCTCGGCGACGAGAAGGGCTTCAACAGCGTGTTCCGCCACCCGATCGAACGCGCCGACGACCCGCTGCGCCGGGCGCTGCTGAACCGCCGCATCAAGCCTTTCCTGCTGCGCCGTACCAAGGACAACGTGGCGAAAGAGCTGCCGCCGAAGACCGAAATGGTGCGCAAGGTGGAACTGACCGGCGCCCAGCGCGACCTGTACGAAACCGTGCGCCTGGCCATGGACCAGAAAGTGCGCGAGGAAATCGACCGCAAGGGCGTGGCGCGCAGCCAGATCGTCATCCTGGAAGCGCTGCTCAAGCTGCGCCAGGTCTGCTGCGACCCGCGTCTGGTCAAGTCCACCACCAAGAAACAGCAGGCCGCCGGTTCCGCCAAGCTGACCGACCTGATGCAGATGGTCGAGGATCTGCTGGAAGAAAAACGCAAGATCCTGGTGTTCTCGCAGTTCACCAGCATGCTCGAGCTGATCCAGGAAGAACTGGAAGCGCGCGATATCCCGTACGCCCTGCTCACCGGCGATACCAAGGACCGTAGCGCGCAAGTGGCGGCGTTCCAGCAGGGCGCCGTGCCGATCTTCCTGATTTCGCTGAAGGCCGGCGGCGTCGGTCTCAACCTGACGGCGGCCGATACGGTGATCCACTACGATCCGTGGTGGAACCCGGCGGCGGAAAACCAGGCCACCGACCGCGCCTGGCGCATCGGCCAGGACAAGCCGGTATTCGTCTACAAGCTGATCGCCAAGGGCACGCTGGAAGAGAAGATCCAGGTCCTGCAACAAAAGAAATCCGACCTGGCGCAATCGATCCTGGCCGAAGGCGAATCGCAGAAGATGGCGCTTACGCAGGAAGACCTGCAACAGATCTTCGCCCCCCTGGTCGAATAG
- a CDS encoding isovaleryl-CoA dehydrogenase has protein sequence MLHLPGLTFDHGEDIAALREAVQQFAAAEIAPRAAEIDRSDQFPMDLWRKMGELGVLGITVPEEYGGANMGYLAHIVAMEEISRASASVGLSYGAHSNLCVNQIKRNGTDAQKQKYLPKLISGEYIGALAMSEPNAGSDVVSMKLRAELKGDHYVLNGTKMWITNGPDADVLVVYAKTDLEAGPKGMTAFLIEKGAKGFSIAQKLDKLGMRGSHTGELVFEDCEVPVENVLGGLGKGVNVLMSGLDFERTVLSGGPLGIMQACMDVVVPYIHDRKQFGQAIGEFQLMQGKIADMYSTMMASKAYVYAVGQACDRATSPEQVRNLRKDAAGAILYSAEKATWMAGEAIQTLGGNGYINEYPVGRLWRDAKLYEIGAGTSEIRRMLIGRELFAETK, from the coding sequence ATGCTCCATCTCCCAGGCCTGACCTTTGACCATGGCGAAGACATCGCCGCGCTGCGCGAAGCCGTGCAGCAGTTCGCCGCCGCCGAGATCGCGCCGCGCGCCGCCGAAATCGACCGCAGCGACCAGTTCCCCATGGACCTGTGGCGCAAAATGGGCGAGCTGGGCGTGCTGGGCATCACCGTGCCGGAAGAATACGGCGGCGCCAACATGGGCTACCTGGCCCATATCGTGGCGATGGAGGAAATCTCGCGCGCCTCGGCCTCGGTCGGCCTGTCGTACGGCGCCCACTCGAACCTGTGCGTCAACCAGATCAAGCGCAACGGCACCGACGCGCAAAAACAAAAATACCTGCCGAAGCTGATTTCCGGCGAATACATCGGCGCCCTGGCCATGTCCGAGCCGAACGCCGGCTCCGACGTGGTGAGCATGAAGCTGCGCGCCGAACTCAAGGGCGACCACTACGTCCTCAACGGCACCAAGATGTGGATCACCAACGGCCCCGACGCCGATGTGCTGGTGGTCTACGCCAAGACCGACCTCGAAGCCGGTCCGAAAGGCATGACCGCCTTCCTGATTGAAAAAGGCGCCAAGGGCTTCTCGATCGCGCAAAAGCTGGACAAGCTGGGCATGCGCGGCTCCCACACCGGCGAGCTGGTATTTGAAGATTGCGAAGTGCCGGTCGAGAACGTGCTGGGCGGCCTGGGCAAGGGCGTCAACGTGTTGATGTCGGGCCTGGACTTCGAGCGCACCGTGCTGTCCGGGGGCCCGCTGGGCATCATGCAGGCCTGCATGGACGTGGTCGTGCCTTACATCCACGACCGCAAGCAGTTCGGCCAGGCCATCGGCGAGTTCCAGCTGATGCAGGGCAAGATCGCCGACATGTACTCGACCATGATGGCGTCCAAGGCCTATGTCTACGCGGTCGGCCAGGCCTGCGACCGCGCCACTTCGCCGGAGCAGGTGCGCAACCTGCGCAAGGACGCCGCCGGCGCCATCCTGTACAGCGCCGAGAAGGCGACCTGGATGGCCGGCGAAGCGATCCAGACCCTGGGCGGCAACGGCTACATCAACGAGTATCCGGTCGGCCGCCTGTGGCGCGACGCCAAGCTGTACGAAATCGGCGCCGGCACCAGCGAAATCCGCCGCATGCTGATCGGCCGCGAACTGTTCGCGGAAACAAAATAA
- a CDS encoding RNA-binding transcriptional accessory protein → MLPSIEQRLALELVAKPAQVAAAIALLDEGATVPFIARYRKEATGGLDDIQLRLLEERLRYLRELEDRRASIVASITEQNKMTPELLDAVMHAEDKTRLEDLYLPYKQKRRTKAQIAIEAGLAPLADGLLENPELNPETEAGKYLRGAFTTADGNNPGVADTKAALDGARQILMERFAEDATLLQSLREYVQEHGIVESKVIEGKQEEGEKFADYFDYSEPLSTVPSHRALALMRGRREGILDVALRLDSEPEKPKWDAPHNPCESRISARFGIKAAGRPADKWLTDTARWTWRVKSFMHLDTELMGALREKSELEAINVFATNLKALLLAAPAGQRATMGLDPGLRTGVKVAVVDATGKVVDTAVIYPHQPKNDWEGSLHTLGKLAAKHNVSLISIGNGTASRETDKLAQDLLKRFPDQNMSKIVVSEAGASVYSASEFASKELPDMDVSLRGAVSIARRLQDPLAELVKIDPKSIGVGQYQHDVSQTQLARTLDAVVEDCVNAVGVDVNTASAPLLARVSGLSSSVAQAIVSYRDVKGAFASRAALKSVPRLGDKTFEQAAGFLRVIGGDNPLDASAVHPESYPLVEKILGDIKKDIKAVIGETALIKTLQPAKYADDKFGVPTITDILKELEKPGRDPRPEFTTATFKEGVEEIRDLRPDMILEGVVTNVAAFGAFVDIGVHQDGLVHISALSNTFVKDPHSVVKAGQVVKVKVLEVDEKRKRIALTMRLTDSAPQAGSQPQQRGDRNDRRAIGQQQKQQTREPAAAGSMAAAFAKLRG, encoded by the coding sequence ATGCTGCCTTCCATTGAACAACGTCTCGCCCTGGAACTTGTTGCCAAACCAGCCCAGGTTGCCGCCGCCATCGCCCTGTTGGACGAAGGCGCCACCGTTCCCTTCATCGCCCGCTATCGTAAAGAGGCGACCGGCGGCCTGGATGACATCCAACTGCGTCTGCTCGAAGAGCGCCTGCGCTACCTGCGCGAGCTGGAAGACCGCCGCGCCAGTATCGTGGCATCGATCACCGAGCAAAACAAGATGACTCCAGAGTTGTTAGATGCAGTCATGCACGCAGAAGACAAGACCCGGCTGGAAGACTTATATCTTCCGTACAAGCAAAAACGCCGTACCAAGGCCCAGATCGCCATCGAAGCCGGCCTGGCGCCGCTGGCCGACGGCCTGCTGGAGAATCCGGAACTCAACCCGGAAACCGAAGCCGGCAAGTATCTAAGGGGAGCTTTCACCACCGCCGACGGCAACAATCCGGGCGTGGCCGATACCAAGGCCGCACTGGACGGCGCCCGCCAGATCCTGATGGAACGCTTTGCCGAAGACGCCACCCTGCTGCAGTCGCTGCGTGAATATGTGCAAGAGCATGGCATTGTTGAATCGAAAGTTATTGAAGGAAAGCAAGAAGAGGGCGAAAAGTTCGCCGATTACTTCGATTATTCCGAGCCGCTGTCCACCGTGCCCTCGCACCGCGCCCTGGCGCTGATGCGCGGCCGCCGCGAAGGCATCCTCGACGTCGCCCTGCGCCTCGACTCCGAGCCGGAGAAACCAAAGTGGGACGCGCCGCACAATCCGTGCGAAAGCCGCATCTCGGCCCGTTTCGGCATCAAGGCCGCCGGCCGCCCGGCCGACAAATGGCTGACCGACACCGCCCGCTGGACCTGGCGCGTCAAGAGTTTCATGCACCTGGACACCGAACTGATGGGAGCGCTGCGCGAAAAATCCGAGCTGGAAGCCATCAATGTATTCGCGACCAACTTGAAAGCCTTGCTGCTGGCGGCCCCGGCCGGCCAGCGCGCCACCATGGGCCTGGACCCTGGCCTGCGCACTGGCGTCAAAGTGGCTGTGGTCGACGCCACCGGCAAGGTGGTCGATACCGCCGTGATCTACCCGCACCAGCCGAAGAACGACTGGGAAGGTTCGCTGCACACCCTGGGCAAGCTGGCCGCCAAGCACAATGTGTCGCTGATTTCGATCGGCAACGGCACCGCCTCGCGCGAAACCGACAAGCTGGCGCAAGACCTGCTCAAACGCTTTCCTGATCAAAATATGAGCAAGATCGTCGTCTCCGAAGCGGGCGCGTCGGTGTACTCGGCCTCCGAGTTCGCGTCCAAGGAACTGCCGGACATGGACGTCTCGCTGCGCGGCGCGGTGTCGATCGCCCGCCGCCTGCAAGACCCGCTGGCGGAACTGGTGAAGATCGATCCGAAATCGATCGGCGTCGGCCAATACCAGCACGACGTCTCGCAGACCCAGCTGGCGCGCACCCTGGACGCGGTGGTCGAGGATTGCGTGAATGCGGTCGGCGTCGATGTGAACACCGCCTCGGCGCCGCTGCTGGCGCGTGTATCGGGCCTGTCGTCCTCGGTGGCGCAGGCCATCGTGAGCTACCGCGACGTGAAGGGCGCTTTCGCCTCGCGCGCGGCGCTGAAATCGGTGCCGCGCCTGGGCGACAAGACCTTCGAACAGGCGGCCGGCTTCCTGCGCGTGATCGGCGGCGACAATCCGCTGGACGCGTCGGCGGTGCACCCGGAATCGTATCCACTGGTGGAGAAGATTCTCGGCGACATCAAGAAGGACATCAAAGCCGTGATCGGTGAAACGGCGCTGATCAAGACCTTGCAGCCGGCCAAGTATGCCGACGACAAGTTCGGCGTGCCGACCATCACCGACATCCTGAAAGAGCTGGAAAAGCCGGGCCGCGATCCGCGTCCGGAATTCACCACCGCCACCTTCAAGGAAGGCGTGGAGGAAATCCGCGACCTGCGTCCGGACATGATCCTGGAAGGCGTGGTCACCAACGTGGCAGCTTTCGGCGCGTTCGTCGACATCGGCGTGCATCAGGATGGCCTGGTGCATATCTCGGCGCTGTCGAATACCTTCGTGAAAGATCCGCACTCGGTGGTGAAAGCCGGCCAGGTGGTGAAGGTGAAAGTGCTGGAAGTGGACGAGAAGCGCAAGCGCATCGCCCTGACCATGCGCCTGACCGATAGCGCGCCGCAAGCCGGATCGCAGCCGCAGCAACGCGGTGATCGCAACGACCGTCGCGCCATCGGCCAGCAGCAGAAACAGCAAACCCGCGAACCTGCGGCGGCCGGCAGCATGGCCGCCGCCTTCGCCAAGTTGCGCGGCTAA
- a CDS encoding PAS domain-containing sensor histidine kinase, whose product MKQTIAELQAALRASQANEARYRLLLDHSSEVSWMADCASLKLTWLSPAAERHFGHTLDTAQVLAAGLLKDVPARLARHAKGDPSRLRLLREAELVDSSGHAVPVEIESTLILDAAGVPVSVVGLVRDLSARRELAQQQKKFASMLSHEFRTPLSTIDGAVQRLEMTGAHHDEGTRKRYRKIQSAVDRMLAMLDEYLSPDRMASIGRERQPNEIDPATLLQTIAETARQRRPQISVQIQDLPQWVRCDPAGMRVCLEILVDNAIKYTDDDIRIELLGRIATKGGVEFLVRDHGAGIPETELPRVFDKAYRGSNAAGVAGSGLGLYMARAIADVHGGTVSARNVSESGTEFRIWLPVAANAGKNLAKGETNSDNSLDASS is encoded by the coding sequence ATGAAGCAGACCATAGCGGAGCTGCAGGCGGCCTTGCGCGCATCGCAGGCCAACGAGGCCCGCTACCGGCTGCTGCTCGATCACAGCAGCGAAGTCAGCTGGATGGCCGATTGCGCCAGCCTCAAGCTGACGTGGCTGAGCCCGGCCGCAGAACGCCATTTCGGCCACACGCTGGACACCGCGCAGGTGCTGGCGGCCGGCCTGCTCAAGGATGTGCCGGCGCGGCTGGCGCGTCACGCCAAGGGCGACCCGAGCCGCCTTCGCCTGCTGCGCGAAGCCGAGCTGGTCGATAGCAGCGGCCATGCGGTGCCGGTGGAAATCGAATCGACGCTGATCCTCGACGCCGCCGGCGTGCCGGTCTCGGTGGTGGGCCTGGTGCGCGACCTCAGCGCCCGGCGCGAGCTGGCGCAGCAGCAGAAAAAATTCGCCTCCATGCTGTCGCATGAGTTCCGCACGCCGCTGTCGACCATCGACGGCGCCGTGCAGCGTCTGGAAATGACGGGCGCGCATCACGACGAAGGCACCCGCAAGCGTTACCGCAAGATTCAGAGCGCCGTCGACCGCATGCTGGCCATGCTGGACGAATACTTGTCGCCCGATCGCATGGCCAGCATCGGCCGCGAGCGCCAGCCAAACGAGATCGACCCCGCCACGCTGTTGCAGACCATCGCCGAGACGGCCCGTCAGCGGCGCCCGCAGATCAGCGTGCAGATCCAGGACTTGCCGCAATGGGTGCGTTGCGACCCGGCGGGTATGCGCGTCTGTCTGGAAATATTGGTCGACAATGCCATAAAGTACACAGATGATGATATTCGGATAGAATTGCTGGGCAGGATAGCAACAAAAGGTGGCGTCGAATTCCTGGTGCGCGATCACGGCGCGGGCATACCGGAAACGGAGTTGCCGAGGGTGTTCGACAAAGCCTACAGAGGCAGCAACGCCGCTGGCGTGGCGGGTTCCGGGCTGGGCTTGTACATGGCGCGCGCGATTGCGGACGTGCACGGCGGCACTGTCAGTGCCCGGAATGTTTCTGAAAGCGGCACGGAATTTCGGATTTGGCTGCCAGTAGCGGCGAATGCCGGGAAAAACCTTGCGAAAGGGGAAACCAACAGTGATAATTCTTTGGACGCAAGCTCATAG
- the grxD gene encoding Grx4 family monothiol glutaredoxin yields MSDVQTWIKETVSNTPVVLFMKGTAQFPQCGFSGRAIQILKACGVENIATVNVLEDPEVRQGIKDYSNWPTIPQLYVKGEFIGGSDIMNEMFESGELKALLDA; encoded by the coding sequence ATGAGCGACGTACAAACCTGGATCAAAGAAACCGTGAGCAATACCCCGGTGGTGCTGTTCATGAAGGGCACCGCCCAGTTCCCGCAATGCGGCTTTTCCGGCCGCGCCATCCAGATCTTGAAAGCTTGCGGCGTTGAGAACATTGCCACCGTGAACGTGCTGGAAGATCCGGAAGTCCGTCAGGGCATCAAGGATTACTCGAACTGGCCGACCATTCCTCAGCTCTACGTCAAGGGCGAGTTCATCGGCGGTTCGGACATCATGAACGAAATGTTTGAGTCGGGCGAATTGAAAGCCCTGCTGGATGCCTGA
- a CDS encoding PadR family transcriptional regulator: MSDPARFLPLSEATFYVMLALSQQPLHGYAIMQQAEALSAGSVVLGPGTLYGIFGTLEKQALIVKVAEEERRKIYALTELGKLVLAEQVRRLEIMVNSAARLKESK; this comes from the coding sequence ATGTCCGATCCCGCCCGTTTTCTGCCCCTGTCCGAGGCCACGTTCTACGTGATGCTGGCGCTGAGCCAGCAGCCGCTGCACGGCTACGCCATCATGCAGCAGGCCGAAGCCTTGAGCGCCGGCAGTGTGGTGCTGGGGCCGGGCACCTTGTACGGCATCTTCGGTACACTGGAAAAACAGGCCTTGATCGTCAAGGTGGCGGAGGAGGAGCGGCGCAAAATCTACGCGCTGACCGAGCTGGGCAAGCTGGTGCTGGCCGAGCAGGTGCGGCGGCTGGAAATCATGGTCAATAGTGCGGCGCGGCTGAAGGAGAGCAAATGA
- a CDS encoding UbiX family flavin prenyltransferase, translated as MPDRPGRIVIAITGATGAVYGVRLLQHLQHSSGIETHLIVSEAAVLTLHQETGLQRREVEALAHVVHKVRDVGAAIASGSFQSDGMIIAPCSMKTLASVAHGLSDNLIARAADVVLKERRRLVLMVRETPFNLAHLRNMTAVTEMGGIIFPPLPSFYHKPQSISEMVDHTVARVIDLFGIEHTLAPRWAGMKGAAGTDAGQA; from the coding sequence ATGCCTGATCGTCCTGGACGCATTGTTATTGCCATCACCGGCGCCACCGGCGCGGTGTATGGCGTGCGTCTGCTGCAACATTTGCAACACTCAAGTGGCATCGAGACCCATCTGATCGTCTCCGAAGCCGCCGTCCTCACCCTGCACCAGGAAACCGGCTTGCAGCGGCGTGAGGTGGAAGCGCTGGCCCACGTGGTGCACAAGGTGCGCGACGTCGGCGCCGCCATCGCCAGCGGCTCGTTCCAGAGCGACGGCATGATTATCGCTCCCTGCTCCATGAAAACCCTGGCGTCGGTGGCCCACGGCCTGTCCGACAACCTGATCGCGCGCGCGGCCGACGTGGTGCTCAAGGAGCGCCGCCGGCTGGTGCTGATGGTCAGGGAAACCCCGTTCAATCTCGCGCATTTGCGCAATATGACGGCGGTCACGGAAATGGGCGGGATTATTTTCCCGCCGCTGCCGAGCTTCTATCACAAGCCGCAGAGTATTTCAGAGATGGTGGACCACACCGTGGCTCGCGTGATCGACCTGTTCGGGATCGAGCACACACTGGCGCCACGCTGGGCGGGCATGAAGGGTGCCGCCGGCACGGACGCCGGCCAGGCCTAG
- a CDS encoding DUF2812 domain-containing protein, translated as MKKFRQWWSWQDQEHGAWLQSMAAQGWHLRAVNWLDIYTFERGAPAEMAYRWDLHVNNFEPQYRRLLEDAGWEYVAAHGGWHCWRQPIVNRRVPEIFSDPADRLRRYRRLLIPCLALVVAQLLLLGQWADWGRAPLALSVLNWVSLGVGAMAAYSALQLGRRIAALKAA; from the coding sequence ATGAAAAAGTTCAGGCAGTGGTGGTCGTGGCAGGATCAGGAACATGGCGCCTGGCTGCAGTCCATGGCGGCGCAGGGCTGGCACCTGCGGGCGGTGAACTGGCTCGATATCTACACCTTCGAGCGCGGTGCCCCGGCCGAGATGGCCTATCGCTGGGACTTGCACGTCAATAACTTTGAGCCGCAGTACCGCCGGCTGCTGGAGGACGCCGGCTGGGAGTATGTCGCCGCGCACGGTGGCTGGCATTGCTGGCGCCAGCCGATCGTGAACCGACGGGTGCCGGAAATCTTCTCCGACCCCGCCGACCGGCTGCGCCGTTACCGCCGCCTGCTGATTCCCTGCCTGGCGTTGGTGGTGGCGCAATTGCTGCTGCTGGGCCAGTGGGCCGACTGGGGCCGCGCACCGCTGGCCTTGAGCGTGCTGAACTGGGTGTCGCTGGGCGTCGGCGCCATGGCCGCCTACAGCGCGCTGCAACTGGGGCGGCGCATCGCCGCCCTCAAGGCCGCTTAG
- a CDS encoding MerR family DNA-binding transcriptional regulator gives MSTYTITELAREFDITARAIRFYEDQGLLSPSREGAGGRNRVYTGRDRTRLKLTLRGKRLGLSLAEIKSLVDMYETPKDSTAQMQRFLTVLAQHRETLEQQREDIEMSLAELQAHEDECKRMMAAQTAPA, from the coding sequence ATGTCCACCTATACCATTACCGAACTGGCCCGTGAATTCGACATCACGGCGCGCGCCATCCGCTTTTACGAAGACCAGGGCTTGCTGAGTCCGTCACGCGAAGGCGCGGGCGGCCGCAACCGCGTTTACACCGGGCGCGACCGCACCCGCCTCAAGCTGACCCTGCGCGGCAAGCGCCTGGGCCTGTCGCTGGCGGAAATCAAGAGCCTGGTCGACATGTACGAAACGCCCAAGGATTCCACCGCCCAGATGCAACGTTTCCTGACGGTGCTGGCGCAGCACCGCGAAACGCTGGAACAGCAGCGCGAAGACATCGAAATGTCGCTGGCCGAGCTCCAGGCCCACGAAGACGAATGCAAACGCATGATGGCGGCGCAAACCGCCCCTGCTTGA